From the genome of Triticum aestivum cultivar Chinese Spring chromosome 3B, IWGSC CS RefSeq v2.1, whole genome shotgun sequence, one region includes:
- the LOC123066904 gene encoding uncharacterized protein, whose amino-acid sequence MPQKRLRRRRRRSPRRRRGEEGASLSAPLVESDSSSVTSGAPAPEPLDEPPAREYESRYHEMLASRLAVLPLPAYADEEGPDLPSDETFEALVRPYFYDDELRAALVQYQAHKLLSGPDDVHGRDGDSEAEVDSSSSLMDDITEEEFVKYSEELKARSSAEIDTDTRLNQEQFNRLHVKYVRYRIKACLLLKGKHIDELDDATLERKCPIELALGDKDLSPYLEDGAFGWYFDSDLCLLSSLSDYQRLVLPNCTWSEYESLSQYIAFYNTPEVDRDYVLYWEKMVKEIKWLEYHVLKEDTPEWDQIRRKGLYQAIRIAAEFPNIDFSLAYYGFMEYIWRTRFYVVFVKGLDRAYFEIWERVTGQQMCFRDALQEVCNENSVPSRQHTLKDELKRPGGFLQLEQQLRRCTEGISKEVPDWIAREMISQEVRFKRALPKTYAQYARKKLKVAEAIGLIPKAKA is encoded by the exons ATGCCGCAGAAgaggctccgccgccgccgcaggaggTCTCCTCGCCGGCGCCGTGGTGAAGAAGGCGCATCTTTATCTGCCCCCCTTGTCGAATCGGATAGCAGCAGCGTGACTTCCGGCGCACCGGCGCCGGAACCCCTCGACGAGCCGCCGGCTCGCGAGTACGAGTCCAGGTACCATGAGATGCTCGCCTCGCGCCTCGCCGTGCTGCCTCTACCAGCCTACGCCGACGAGGAAGGCCCAGATCTCCCTTCTGATGAAACCTTCGAAGCCCTCGTTCGTCCTTATTTCTACGATGACGAGCTGCGGGCTGCTCTGGTACAGTACCAAGCCCACAAGCTCTTGAGCGGACCAGATGATGTCCATGGACGAGATGGAGATTCTGAGGCTGAAGTTGATTCGTCCTCCTCACTGATGGATGATATCACCGAGGAGGAATTCGTCAAGTACTCTGAAGAGCTCAAGGCTCGCAGCAGTGCTGAAATTGACACTGACACTAGACTGAATCAAGAGCAGTTCAACAGGCTCCATGTCAAGTATGTTCGTTATCGCATCAAAGCTTGCCTG TTGTTGAAAGGAAAGCATATCGACGAGCTAGACGACGCTACATTGGAACGCAAGTGCCCTATTGAGCTTGCCTTGGGGGACAAAGACTTGTCCCCTTACCTGGAAGATGGCGCCTTTGGCTGGTATTTCGACTCCGACCTCTGCTTACTTTCTTCCTTGAGCGACTACCAGCGGCTAGTCCTTCCTAACTGT ACTTGGAGTGAGTATGAAAGCTTGAGCCAATACATAGCGTTTTATAACACCCCTGAAGTTGATAGAGACTATGTGCTGTACTGGGAAAAGATGGTCAAGGAAATTAAG TGGCTTGAATATCATGTGCTTAAAGAAGATACTCCGGAG TGGGATCAAATCCGTCGTAAAGGTTTATACCAAGCAATTAGGATTGCTGCAGAGTTCCCCAACATTGATTTCAGTCTAGCATATTATGGTTTCATG GAGTATATATGGAGGACTCGCTTTTATGTCGTGTTTGTGAAAGGTCTTGACCGTGCCTATTTTGAGATTTGGGAGCGGGTTACTGGGCAGCAG ATGTGTTTCAGAGATGCTCTGCAGGAAGTTTGCAATGAGAATTCGGTTCCATCGCGCCAACACACTTTGAAGGACGAGCTAAAGCGACCCGGAGGCTTTTTGCAACTGGAGCAACAA CTCCGCCGGTGCACAGAGGGCATTAGTAAGGAA GTTCCAGATTGGATAGCTCGTGAGATGATTTCTCAGGAAGTTAGATTCAAG CGCGCGTTGCCGAAGACGTATGCGCAGTACGCCAGGAAGAAGCTCAAGGTTGCAGAAGCCATAGGATTGATTCCCAAGGCCAAGGCCTAG